A window of the Pongo abelii isolate AG06213 chromosome 10, NHGRI_mPonAbe1-v2.0_pri, whole genome shotgun sequence genome harbors these coding sequences:
- the NEMP1 gene encoding nuclear envelope integral membrane protein 1 isoform X1, with product MLQESQVCEKRASQQFCYTNVLIPKWHDIWTRIQIRVNSSKLVRVTQVENEQKLKELEQFSIWNFFSSFLKEKLNDTYVNVGLYSTKTCLKVEIIEKDTKYSVIVIRRFDPKLFLVFLLGLMLFFCGDLLSRSQIFYYSTGMSVGIVASLLIIIFILSKFMPKKSPIYVILVGGWSFSLYLIQLVFKNLQEIWRCYWQYLLSYILTVGFMSFAVCYKYGPLENERSINLLTWTLQLMGLCFMYSGIQIPHIALAIIIIALCTKNLEYPIQWLYITYRKVCKAAEKPVPPRLLTEEEYRIQGEVETRKALEELREFCNSPDCSAWKTVSRIQSPKRFADFVEGSSHLTPNEVSVHEQEYGLGSIIAQDEIYEEASSEEEDSYSRCPAITQNNFLT from the exons ATGCTTCAGGAATCCCAAGTTTGTGAAAAGCGTGCCAGCCAACAATTCTGTTACACGAATGTGCTTATCCCAAAATGGCATGATATATGGACACGGATACAG ATCCGAGTAAATAGTTCCAAATTGGTTCGAGTCACCCAGGTGGAGAATGAGCAGAAACTGAAGGAGCTAGAGCAGTTTAGTATCTGgaactttttttcctcctttttgaaaGAGAAATTGAATGACACCTATGTTAACGTGGGTCTATACAGCACAAAAACCTGCCTCAAAGTTGAGATTATAGAGAAGGACACCAAGTACAGTGTCATTGTGATCCGGA GATTTGATCCCAAactctttcttgttttccttcttgGACTTAtgctatttttttgtggagacttgCTGAGCAG aagTCAAATTTTCTACTACTCTACTGGGATGAGTGTGGGAATTGTGGCCTCTCTACTAATCATCATTTTTATACTATCTAAGTTTATGCCTAAG AAAAGTCCCATTTACGTCATCCTGGTGGGAGGCTGGTCTTTTTCTCTGTACCTCATTcaactagtttttaaaaatttacaagagaTCTGGAGGTGTTACTGGCAGTATCTTTTAA GTTATATCCTCACAGTTGGATTCATGAGTTTTGCAGTATGTTACAAGTATGGGCCCTTGGAGAATGAACGAAGTATCAACCTGCTGACCTGGACCTTGCAGCTGATGGGCCTGTGTTTCATGTATTCTGGCATCCAGATACCACATATTGCCCTTGCCATTATCATCATTGCTCTTTGTACTAAGAACTTGGAATACCCTATTCAGTGGCTGTACATCACCTACAG AAAGGTGTGTAAGGCAGCAGAAAAGCCTGTCCCCCCTCGTCTCCTGACAGAAGAAGAATATCGGATACAAGGAGAGGTAGAAACCCGAAAGGCTTTAGAGGAGCTCCGAGAATTTTGTAACAGTCCAGACTGCTCTGCTTGGAAGACTGTTTCTCGAATCCAGTCTCCAAAAAG ATTTGCTGACTTTGTGGAAGGCTCTTCCCACCTCACGCCAAATGAAGTTTCTGTCCATGAGCAGGAGTATGGATTAGGGAGCATTATTGCCCAGGATGAAATCTATGAGGAAGCATCCTCTGAGGAGGAGGACTCATATTCTCGGTGTCCTGCTATCACACAAAACAACTTTCTAACCTAG
- the NEMP1 gene encoding nuclear envelope integral membrane protein 1 precursor: MAGGMKVAVSPAVGPGPWGSGVGGGGTVRLLLILSGCLVYGTAEIDVNVVMLQESQVCEKRASQQFCYTNVLIPKWHDIWTRIQIRVNSSKLVRVTQVENEQKLKELEQFSIWNFFSSFLKEKLNDTYVNVGLYSTKTCLKVEIIEKDTKYSVIVIRRFDPKLFLVFLLGLMLFFCGDLLSRSQIFYYSTGMSVGIVASLLIIIFILSKFMPKKSPIYVILVGGWSFSLYLIQLVFKNLQEIWRCYWQYLLSYILTVGFMSFAVCYKYGPLENERSINLLTWTLQLMGLCFMYSGIQIPHIALAIIIIALCTKNLEYPIQWLYITYRKVCKAAEKPVPPRLLTEEEYRIQGEVETRKALEELREFCNSPDCSAWKTVSRIQSPKRFADFVEGSSHLTPNEVSVHEQEYGLGSIIAQDEIYEEASSEEEDSYSRCPAITQNNFLT, from the exons ATGGCGGGAGGAATGAAAGTGGCGGTCTCGCCGGCAGTTGGTCCCGGGCCCTGGGGCTCGGGTGTCGGGGGCGGTGGGACAGTGCGGCTACTCTTGATCCTCTCCGGCTGCTTGGTCTACGGCACAG CTGAAATTGATGTAAATGTGGTCATGCTTCAGGAATCCCAAGTTTGTGAAAAGCGTGCCAGCCAACAATTCTGTTACACGAATGTGCTTATCCCAAAATGGCATGATATATGGACACGGATACAG ATCCGAGTAAATAGTTCCAAATTGGTTCGAGTCACCCAGGTGGAGAATGAGCAGAAACTGAAGGAGCTAGAGCAGTTTAGTATCTGgaactttttttcctcctttttgaaaGAGAAATTGAATGACACCTATGTTAACGTGGGTCTATACAGCACAAAAACCTGCCTCAAAGTTGAGATTATAGAGAAGGACACCAAGTACAGTGTCATTGTGATCCGGA GATTTGATCCCAAactctttcttgttttccttcttgGACTTAtgctatttttttgtggagacttgCTGAGCAG aagTCAAATTTTCTACTACTCTACTGGGATGAGTGTGGGAATTGTGGCCTCTCTACTAATCATCATTTTTATACTATCTAAGTTTATGCCTAAG AAAAGTCCCATTTACGTCATCCTGGTGGGAGGCTGGTCTTTTTCTCTGTACCTCATTcaactagtttttaaaaatttacaagagaTCTGGAGGTGTTACTGGCAGTATCTTTTAA GTTATATCCTCACAGTTGGATTCATGAGTTTTGCAGTATGTTACAAGTATGGGCCCTTGGAGAATGAACGAAGTATCAACCTGCTGACCTGGACCTTGCAGCTGATGGGCCTGTGTTTCATGTATTCTGGCATCCAGATACCACATATTGCCCTTGCCATTATCATCATTGCTCTTTGTACTAAGAACTTGGAATACCCTATTCAGTGGCTGTACATCACCTACAG AAAGGTGTGTAAGGCAGCAGAAAAGCCTGTCCCCCCTCGTCTCCTGACAGAAGAAGAATATCGGATACAAGGAGAGGTAGAAACCCGAAAGGCTTTAGAGGAGCTCCGAGAATTTTGTAACAGTCCAGACTGCTCTGCTTGGAAGACTGTTTCTCGAATCCAGTCTCCAAAAAG ATTTGCTGACTTTGTGGAAGGCTCTTCCCACCTCACGCCAAATGAAGTTTCTGTCCATGAGCAGGAGTATGGATTAGGGAGCATTATTGCCCAGGATGAAATCTATGAGGAAGCATCCTCTGAGGAGGAGGACTCATATTCTCGGTGTCCTGCTATCACACAAAACAACTTTCTAACCTAG